The Rhododendron vialii isolate Sample 1 chromosome 3a, ASM3025357v1 nucleotide sequence GTTCATGATTGCGGTTTACTTCACCTTGACATAAAGCCGGATAACATCTTACTTTTTCCTTGCGCTTCACGTACTACTGGTTCCACTAAGTTTATGGCTAAAATCTGTgattttggtctagcgaaaaagGCGAATCAGGGGAAGTCTGCTGTGAGAGGAACTGTCATGTATCTTTCGCCGGAGGCTGTGACTGATTGCATACAAGAGGCTCCCTCTGATGTTTGGGCCATTGGTTGTGTTGTCCTCGAGTTGCTAACTGCGAAGCAAGTTTGGGTGAGGAAAGCATATTGGAGCACTGATGAATTTGTCCACAAGATTGGTCACGTGTTCGGAACGCCTGAAATTCCAAGTGGGATATCAGAGGAAGGGAAAGAGTTCTTGAAGGGTTGTTTTCAGAGGAGGGCTGCGGATAGATTGACAGTTGAGATGTTGCTGAAACTTCCCTTTGTTTCGAATTTGGATGACCGAGGAAATATTGAAATCGAAGCTGAAGAGTCAGAACCAGTGCAGGTTATGGATGAGAATTATGATGAAGAGCGTGAGGAGAATTTGGACACTCAAATGCCCAAGAATAGCGAGATAGTGCCAAACATTGAGATTGAAAATGATCCGTTCATGTTTTCTAGCGATACAAAGCCGAGGCTTGTGGCTGAAGAGGATCCCTCCATGTGCTCTAGCGATTTTGAGCCTAGCATTGAGGTTTATTTTGATGAGGATGCCGAAGTTGAGCCTATTGAAGACGAAGAGGAAGGGAGCCCTAGGCACGACGACTCTAACATGATTGAGCCAATATTGGAAGATGAGCCAAGCGTTGTATATCTAGGGACTGTGACAAATCATGAGAAACGGAGCCCCTCGAGTGACGAGACAATCCACAACTGCAATCCGTCCATGTGTTCTAGCGATACAAAGCTGAGGCTTGTGGCTGAAGAGGATCCCTCCATGTGCTCTAGCGATGAAGAGCCTAGCATTGAGGTTTATTTTGATGAGGATGTCGAAGTTGAGCCTATTGAAGATGAAGAGGAAGGGAGCCCTAGGCAC carries:
- the LOC131320868 gene encoding MAP3K epsilon protein kinase 1-like; its protein translation is MAEQEDDTTEPRFVSEEEDIDPSMCSFFVSEHGKSKPDMCFSSEAALEYQHAQVLDNMKYDVDGLTWRRGDLIGTGAFGSVYLATLKKPESQQQQLGPFPPKMAVKSAELFDSGSLQMEKQVMSILHRHNECPYVIKCFGDEYTTSENGENVYNLLLEYASGGSLRDLIRKSRGSGLPESDVRLYTHSILLGIKHVHDCGLLHLDIKPDNILLFPCASRTTGSTKFMAKICDFGLAKKANQGKSAVRGTVMYLSPEAVTDCIQEAPSDVWAIGCVVLELLTAKQVWVRKAYWSTDEFVHKIGHVFGTPEIPSGISEEGKEFLKGCFQRRAADRLTVEMLLKLPFVSNLDDRGNIEIEAEESEPVQVMDENYDEEREENLDTQMPKNSEIVPNIEIENDPFMFSSDTKPRLVAEEDPSMCSSDFEPSIEVYFDEDAEVEPIEDEEEGSPRHDDSNMIEPILEDEPSVVYLGTVTNHEKRSPSSDETIHNCNPSMCSSDTKLRLVAEEDPSMCSSDEEPSIEVYFDEDVEVEPIEDEEEGSPRHDDSNLILIEPILEDEPSVVYLGTVTNHEKRSPSSDETIQNHKRRKLMSSPDADSDEGKFWFCSSMPQFPVNVIPPEPYATALFAAF